From one Branchiostoma floridae strain S238N-H82 chromosome 3, Bfl_VNyyK, whole genome shotgun sequence genomic stretch:
- the LOC118412651 gene encoding formin-like protein 20 isoform X2 has translation MEPEQEVIRQFQTLNIEMEEDQHHQNNQPPPGPPPGVHGQNNQPPPGPPPGVHGQNNQPPPGPPPGVHGQNNQPPPWVHGLNTPWDQANEYNDEQHDYPPPKKRHVTDDTCWSCGGLGHMKWGCPSNKMKRSGARGRGGARGMGRGRRGRRGFGGNTFKFFFN, from the exons ATGGAGCCGGAGCAGGAGGTAATACGCCAATTTCAAA CCTTAAACATAGAGATGGAAGAAGACCAGCACCACCAAAA cAACCAGCCACCACCCGGGCCACCACCCGGTGTTCACGGCCAGAA CAACCAGCCACCACCCGGGCCACCACCCGGTGTTCACGGCCAGAA CAACCAGCCACCACCCGGGCCACCACCCGGTGTTCACGGCCAGAA CAACCAGCCACCACCCTGGGTTCACGGCCTTAA CACACCATGGGACCAGGCAAATGAGTA CAACGACGAACAACATGACTACCC CCCACCAAAGAAACGCCACGTGACTGATGA TACATGCTGGTCATGTGGTGGCCTGGGGCACATGAAATGGGGATGCCCCTCAAACAAGAT GAAACGTTCTGGAGCCCGCGGACGGGGTGGAGCCCGCGGAATGGGGAGGGGTCGGAGGGGCCGCAGGGGGTTTGGGGGGAATACTTTCAAGTTCTTTTTCAATTAG
- the LOC118412651 gene encoding uncharacterized protein LOC118412651 isoform X3 → MEPEQEVIRQFQTLNIEMEEDQHHQNNQPPPGVHGLNNQPPPGPPPGVHGQNNQPPPWVHGLNTPWDQANEYNDEQHDYPPPKKRHVTDDTCWSCGGLGHMKWGCPSNKMKRSGARGRGGARGMGRGRRGRRGFGGNTFKFFFN, encoded by the exons ATGGAGCCGGAGCAGGAGGTAATACGCCAATTTCAAA CCTTAAACATAGAGATGGAAGAAGACCAGCACCACCAAAA cAACCAGCCACCACCCGGTGTTCACGGCCTTAA cAACCAGCCACCACCCGGGCCACCACCCGGTGTTCACGGCCAGAA CAACCAGCCACCACCCTGGGTTCACGGCCTTAA CACACCATGGGACCAGGCAAATGAGTA CAACGACGAACAACATGACTACCC CCCACCAAAGAAACGCCACGTGACTGATGA TACATGCTGGTCATGTGGTGGCCTGGGGCACATGAAATGGGGATGCCCCTCAAACAAGAT GAAACGTTCTGGAGCCCGCGGACGGGGTGGAGCCCGCGGAATGGGGAGGGGTCGGAGGGGCCGCAGGGGGTTTGGGGGGAATACTTTCAAGTTCTTTTTCAATTAG
- the LOC118412651 gene encoding formin-like protein 20 isoform X1 — translation MEPEQEVIRQFQTLNIEMEEDQHHQNNQPPPGVHGLNNQPPPGPPPGVHGQNNQPPPGPPPGVHGQNNQPPPGPPPGVHGQNNQPPPWVHGLNTPWDQANEYNDEQHDYPPPKKRHVTDDTCWSCGGLGHMKWGCPSNKMKRSGARGRGGARGMGRGRRGRRGFGGNTFKFFFN, via the exons ATGGAGCCGGAGCAGGAGGTAATACGCCAATTTCAAA CCTTAAACATAGAGATGGAAGAAGACCAGCACCACCAAAA cAACCAGCCACCACCCGGTGTTCACGGCCTTAA cAACCAGCCACCACCCGGGCCACCACCCGGTGTTCACGGCCAGAA CAACCAGCCACCACCCGGGCCACCACCCGGTGTTCACGGCCAGAA CAACCAGCCACCACCCGGGCCACCACCCGGTGTTCACGGCCAGAA CAACCAGCCACCACCCTGGGTTCACGGCCTTAA CACACCATGGGACCAGGCAAATGAGTA CAACGACGAACAACATGACTACCC CCCACCAAAGAAACGCCACGTGACTGATGA TACATGCTGGTCATGTGGTGGCCTGGGGCACATGAAATGGGGATGCCCCTCAAACAAGAT GAAACGTTCTGGAGCCCGCGGACGGGGTGGAGCCCGCGGAATGGGGAGGGGTCGGAGGGGCCGCAGGGGGTTTGGGGGGAATACTTTCAAGTTCTTTTTCAATTAG